In Homo sapiens chromosome 11, GRCh38.p14 Primary Assembly, one DNA window encodes the following:
- the TRAPPC4 gene encoding trafficking protein particle complex subunit 4 isoform 1 (isoform 1 is encoded by transcript variant 1): protein MAIFSVYVVNKAGGLIYQLDSYAPRAEAEKTFSYPLDLLLKLHDERVLVAFGQRDGIRVGHAVLAINGMDVNGRYTADGKEVLEYLGNPANYPVSIRFGRPRLTSNEKLMLASMFHSLFAIGSQLSPEQGSSGIEMLETDTFKLHCYQTLTGIKFVVLADPRQAGIDSLLRKIYEIYSDFALKNPFYSLEMPIRCELFDQNLKLALEVAEKAGTFGPGS, encoded by the exons ATGGCGATTTTTAGTGTGTATGTGGTGAACAAAGCTGGCGGCTTGATTTACCAGTTGGACAGCTACGCGCCacgggctgaggctgagaaaacTTTCAGTTATCCGCTGGATCTGCTGCTCAAGCTACACGATGAGCGTGTGTTGGTTGCTTTCGGCCAGCGGGACGGCATCCGAG TGGGTCATGCAGTGCTGGCCATCAATGGCATGGACGTGAATGGCAGGTACACGGCCGACGGGAAAGAGGTGCTGGAGTATCTGGGTAACCCTGCTAATTACCCGGTGTCCATTCGATTTGGCCGGCCCCGCCTCACTTCTAATGAGAAGCTTATGCTGGCCTCCATGTTCCACTC GCTCTTTGCCATCGGCTCCCAGCTGTCTCCTGAACAGGGAAGCTCAGGCATTGAGATGCTGGAGACAGACACATTCAAATTGCACTGCTACCAGACACTGACAG GGATCAAGTTTGTGGTTCTAGCAGATCCTAGGCAAGCTGGAATAGATTCTCTTCTCCGAAAGATTTATGAGATTTACTCAGACTTTGCCCTCAAGAATCCATTCTATTCCTTAGAAATGCCTATCAG GTGTGAGCTCTTTGACCAGAACCTGAAGCTAGCTCTGGAGGTGGCAGAGAAGGCTGGAACTTTTGGACCTGGGTCATAG
- the TRAPPC4 gene encoding trafficking protein particle complex subunit 4 isoform 3 (isoform 3 is encoded by transcript variant 3) — MAIFSVYVVNKAGGLIYQLDSYAPRAEAEKTFSYPLDLLLKLHDERVLVAFGQRDGIRVGHAVLAINGMDVNGRYTADGKEVLEYLGNPANYPVSIRFGRPRLTSNEKLMLASMFHSLFAIGSQLSPEQGSSGIEMLETDTFKLHCYQTLTEMPIRCELFDQNLKLALEVAEKAGTFGPGS; from the exons ATGGCGATTTTTAGTGTGTATGTGGTGAACAAAGCTGGCGGCTTGATTTACCAGTTGGACAGCTACGCGCCacgggctgaggctgagaaaacTTTCAGTTATCCGCTGGATCTGCTGCTCAAGCTACACGATGAGCGTGTGTTGGTTGCTTTCGGCCAGCGGGACGGCATCCGAG TGGGTCATGCAGTGCTGGCCATCAATGGCATGGACGTGAATGGCAGGTACACGGCCGACGGGAAAGAGGTGCTGGAGTATCTGGGTAACCCTGCTAATTACCCGGTGTCCATTCGATTTGGCCGGCCCCGCCTCACTTCTAATGAGAAGCTTATGCTGGCCTCCATGTTCCACTC GCTCTTTGCCATCGGCTCCCAGCTGTCTCCTGAACAGGGAAGCTCAGGCATTGAGATGCTGGAGACAGACACATTCAAATTGCACTGCTACCAGACACTGACAG AAATGCCTATCAG GTGTGAGCTCTTTGACCAGAACCTGAAGCTAGCTCTGGAGGTGGCAGAGAAGGCTGGAACTTTTGGACCTGGGTCATAG
- the TRAPPC4 gene encoding trafficking protein particle complex subunit 4 isoform 4 (isoform 4 is encoded by transcript variant 4), which translates to MAIFSVYVVNKAGGLIYQLDSYAPRAEAEKTFSYPLDLLLKLHDERVLVAFGQRDGIRVGHAVLAINGMDVNGRYTADGKEMLETDTFKLHCYQTLTGIKFVVLADPRQAGIDSLLRKIYEIYSDFALKNPFYSLEMPIRCELFDQNLKLALEVAEKAGTFGPGS; encoded by the exons ATGGCGATTTTTAGTGTGTATGTGGTGAACAAAGCTGGCGGCTTGATTTACCAGTTGGACAGCTACGCGCCacgggctgaggctgagaaaacTTTCAGTTATCCGCTGGATCTGCTGCTCAAGCTACACGATGAGCGTGTGTTGGTTGCTTTCGGCCAGCGGGACGGCATCCGAG TGGGTCATGCAGTGCTGGCCATCAATGGCATGGACGTGAATGGCAGGTACACGGCCGACGGGAAAGAG ATGCTGGAGACAGACACATTCAAATTGCACTGCTACCAGACACTGACAG GGATCAAGTTTGTGGTTCTAGCAGATCCTAGGCAAGCTGGAATAGATTCTCTTCTCCGAAAGATTTATGAGATTTACTCAGACTTTGCCCTCAAGAATCCATTCTATTCCTTAGAAATGCCTATCAG GTGTGAGCTCTTTGACCAGAACCTGAAGCTAGCTCTGGAGGTGGCAGAGAAGGCTGGAACTTTTGGACCTGGGTCATAG
- the TRAPPC4 gene encoding trafficking protein particle complex subunit 4 isoform 5 (isoform 5 is encoded by transcript variant 5): MAIFSVYVVNKAGGLIYQLDSYAPRAEAEKTFSYPLDLLLKLHDERVLVAFGQRDGIRVGHAVLAINGMDVNGRLFAIGSQLSPEQGSSGIEMLETDTFKLHCYQTLTGIKFVVLADPRQAGIDSLLRKIYEIYSDFALKNPFYSLEMPIRCELFDQNLKLALEVAEKAGTFGPGS; this comes from the exons ATGGCGATTTTTAGTGTGTATGTGGTGAACAAAGCTGGCGGCTTGATTTACCAGTTGGACAGCTACGCGCCacgggctgaggctgagaaaacTTTCAGTTATCCGCTGGATCTGCTGCTCAAGCTACACGATGAGCGTGTGTTGGTTGCTTTCGGCCAGCGGGACGGCATCCGAG TGGGTCATGCAGTGCTGGCCATCAATGGCATGGACGTGAATGGCAG GCTCTTTGCCATCGGCTCCCAGCTGTCTCCTGAACAGGGAAGCTCAGGCATTGAGATGCTGGAGACAGACACATTCAAATTGCACTGCTACCAGACACTGACAG GGATCAAGTTTGTGGTTCTAGCAGATCCTAGGCAAGCTGGAATAGATTCTCTTCTCCGAAAGATTTATGAGATTTACTCAGACTTTGCCCTCAAGAATCCATTCTATTCCTTAGAAATGCCTATCAG GTGTGAGCTCTTTGACCAGAACCTGAAGCTAGCTCTGGAGGTGGCAGAGAAGGCTGGAACTTTTGGACCTGGGTCATAG
- the TRAPPC4 gene encoding trafficking protein particle complex subunit 4 isoform 7 (isoform 7 is encoded by transcript variant 7), with amino-acid sequence MAIFSVYVVNKAGGLIYQLDSYAPRAEAEKTFSYPLDLLLKLHDERVLVAFGQRDGIRGIKFVVLADPRQAGIDSLLRKIYEIYSDFALKNPFYSLEMPIRCELFDQNLKLALEVAEKAGTFGPGS; translated from the exons ATGGCGATTTTTAGTGTGTATGTGGTGAACAAAGCTGGCGGCTTGATTTACCAGTTGGACAGCTACGCGCCacgggctgaggctgagaaaacTTTCAGTTATCCGCTGGATCTGCTGCTCAAGCTACACGATGAGCGTGTGTTGGTTGCTTTCGGCCAGCGGGACGGCATCCGAG GGATCAAGTTTGTGGTTCTAGCAGATCCTAGGCAAGCTGGAATAGATTCTCTTCTCCGAAAGATTTATGAGATTTACTCAGACTTTGCCCTCAAGAATCCATTCTATTCCTTAGAAATGCCTATCAG GTGTGAGCTCTTTGACCAGAACCTGAAGCTAGCTCTGGAGGTGGCAGAGAAGGCTGGAACTTTTGGACCTGGGTCATAG
- the TRAPPC4 gene encoding trafficking protein particle complex subunit 4 isoform 2 (isoform 2 is encoded by transcript variant 2): MAGTRPTGKRCWSIWVTLLITRCPFDLAGPASLLMRSLCWPPCSTRIKFVVLADPRQAGIDSLLRKIYEIYSDFALKNPFYSLEMPIRCELFDQNLKLALEVAEKAGTFGPGS, from the exons ATGGCAGGTACACGGCCGACGGGAAAGAGGTGCTGGAGTATCTGGGTAACCCTGCTAATTACCCGGTGTCCATTCGATTTGGCCGGCCCCGCCTCACTTCTAATGAGAAGCTTATGCTGGCCTCCATGTTCCACTC GGATCAAGTTTGTGGTTCTAGCAGATCCTAGGCAAGCTGGAATAGATTCTCTTCTCCGAAAGATTTATGAGATTTACTCAGACTTTGCCCTCAAGAATCCATTCTATTCCTTAGAAATGCCTATCAG GTGTGAGCTCTTTGACCAGAACCTGAAGCTAGCTCTGGAGGTGGCAGAGAAGGCTGGAACTTTTGGACCTGGGTCATAG
- the TRAPPC4 gene encoding trafficking protein particle complex subunit 4 isoform 6 (isoform 6 is encoded by transcript variant 6) — protein MKNATDPDLDFRLFAIGSQLSPEQGSSGIEMLETDTFKLHCYQTLTGIKFVVLADPRQAGIDSLLRKIYEIYSDFALKNPFYSLEMPIRCELFDQNLKLALEVAEKAGTFGPGS, from the exons ATGAAAAACGCAACCGATCCAGATCTAGATTTTAG GCTCTTTGCCATCGGCTCCCAGCTGTCTCCTGAACAGGGAAGCTCAGGCATTGAGATGCTGGAGACAGACACATTCAAATTGCACTGCTACCAGACACTGACAG GGATCAAGTTTGTGGTTCTAGCAGATCCTAGGCAAGCTGGAATAGATTCTCTTCTCCGAAAGATTTATGAGATTTACTCAGACTTTGCCCTCAAGAATCCATTCTATTCCTTAGAAATGCCTATCAG GTGTGAGCTCTTTGACCAGAACCTGAAGCTAGCTCTGGAGGTGGCAGAGAAGGCTGGAACTTTTGGACCTGGGTCATAG